The Aedes albopictus strain Foshan chromosome 2, AalbF5, whole genome shotgun sequence region GTTAAAGCTTCAGGCCGAATTTTGCTCTTTTGGCGAATTCAAGCAGGTGGCTATTAGGGATCGAGTTTTAGCAGGGCTAACCGACGGCGCATTAATACAACGTCTTCTAAACGAAGAAAACTTAACATTACAAAGCGCCGAGAAACTCATTGCCACTTGGGAGATTGCGGGAGCAAATGCCAGGACGATTGGTTCCGGTGGTGCGTCAGCTCTGGTAGCGTCCCTTCGCAACCGCAATCCAAATCCAGCTGGTAGAAGTTTCAATAAATTGGCTAGGGTGTTTGACTTAGCAAAAAATAGTCCACGCCATATTGAGGATGAGGAAGGAGAACGCAGACCGGTCAAGACTAGATTAGGTTACAAACAGCCATATCGCGGACAATTTGACTACAAATACCGGAATAGAGCCCAAATGGACAACCGTCACTCCAAGGACTGGCGTCGCGACGACGGAAGACAACCCTcgagcagggaatgaaattatcgatcacg contains the following coding sequences:
- the LOC134288785 gene encoding uncharacterized protein LOC134288785, producing the protein MATMAVTIEPYRKGCSFSDWLERLEYSFVINAITDQNKKAYLIPLSGPIIFSELRLLYPRESLSEVTYPDMVAKLKARLDKTESDLVQRMKFNSRVQQQDETAEDFVLSLKLQAEFCSFGEFKQVAIRDRVLAGLTDGALIQRLLNEENLTLQSAEKLIATWEIAGANARTIGSGGASALVASLRNRNPNPAGRSFNKLARVFDLAKNSPRHIEDEEGERRPVKTRLGYKQPYRGQFDYKYRNRAQMDNRHSKDWRRDDGRQPSSRE